GGTGGCAACAAGGGAAATTCCTGCCCGAGCTGCTTTTGTGACCATGTAGGCAGGCTGCCTACCGGTGGAAAGCATGTAGTGTTGTGAAATGTCGAGCCCCTTTAGGAATGCCGTTCCTACTACCTTATCCACGGCGTTGTGCCTGCCAATATCGACAATATGTGCTGTGAGTTTTCCTTTTCTGTTTATAAGGGCTGCAAGATGTGTCCCCCTTGTGAGCTTGTAAGTCTCGGATTCGAGATGATCCGTGCCTGTAAAAAGGGCTTCTGGATTGAACACAGCATCCGAATCTACGAAAATTTGTGTCCTGGCTGCCTCATCCCTTGGGGTTCGACTTTCCTTTCGAGTCAGGATATGGACATCATTACCTTCTACCTCAACCCCTGCAATCTCTCCGTAACTGATAATTCCTTCCGTTATCAGGTGCCCTACTGCAAGCTCTTTTAGCTCAAAAGGGGAGGCAAAAAGGGTCGTAAACGGTTTCCCGTCTAGAAAAAGTTTAACAGGGACTTCCCTTGCAAGCAATACTTTAGTGTCTTCGGCCCTGCCGTCGGAATGGATTCTTCTGGCAGGGTAAGGTGTGGTGTATCTCTCAGGCATATGGATCTGTTTTCTCGCTTTTTCTGTATAAGCAGATATAGTCTCCATATGCCTTTTTCTTTTCCGTTAGGAGTCGTCACAGAACAAATTATGCACAGGTTTCGATTGGATGCCTTAATTTTCAGAATCATTGCCACCAATTGAAAATTATCTTTATGAAAAATATGCATAATCTATTTTGGGACATATACTTAGAGCCTATCCGAAAAGTAGAATAACTATATTTTAGGGTAATGTTGATTAGTGGTAACACGAAAAAACGGACATGACTACGAGATTTCTGATGAATTCTGGACTAAAATCAAACCATTATTACCTTTCCCTAAACCCAAAAAGAAGCCTGGACGACCTCGAAAAGATGATAAGAGAATACTGAGTGGTATTTTTTATCTTCTTCGTACTGGTTGCCAATGGAAGGCGTTGCCACGCTTTTATGGAGCTCCAAGCACTGTCCATGATCGGTTTCAGGAATGGCAAAGATCAGGGTTATTTGAGAATATGTGGAAAGCTGGTCTAGTGGAGTATGATAATCAAAACGGATTAGAGTGGGAGTGGCAAGCAATTGACGGTGCTATGACAAAAGCTCCACTAGGTGGAGCTGGGACCGGAGCTAATCCAACTGATCGTGGCAAAAAAGGTACAAAAAGGAGTCTGTTAACAGATGGTAAAGGTATACCACTATCGGTTACTGTTGATGGAGCAAATCGTCACGATAAAAAGCTTGTAAAAGAGACTTTAGATGCCATTATTTTTGAAAGACCGTCTCAAGATGATGTTATTCAGAATATATGTATGGATAAAGGATATGATTTTCCTGATATCAGAGAATTAGTTAAAGAATATGGTTATACTGCCCATATCAAAAGCCGTGGAGAGGAAAACATAAGAATAGAGATACCAGGTTTTAGGGCAAGAAGATGGGTTGTGGAAAGGACACATTCTTGGATAAACAGATTCAGAAGAATGCTTATTAGATGGGAAAAGAAAATTGAGAATTACTTTGCGATGCTTCATTTCGCATGCGCATGGATAACATTCAGAGCAGCGGGACTTTTCGGATAGGTTCTTAGTCTAAGCGCATTGTGAGGTAGTTGATATGTAGAATTCCCTGAATTTTACGGACTGACTATCTAAAATAACGGCACATGACTCTGGTTTTCTTCCATTTGCAATTCTCAGTTCAGTTCTCAGTACAGTGTTGATATGTTCCCAAATTTCTTTAAGTCGCCAGAGGCGGAAATAATGTAAACAGTTTTCCATGGTGGAAATTCGTGGAGTAACATTCGCCAGGCACAACCAGAACGTAACAAATAGAAGATGGTATTCAGTGTTTCTCGATAGGGATGAACGCGTTTTTTACCTCGATTCGTTCTTGGATTCGGAAAATGAGGTTTAATTAGTTGCAATTCTCGATCGGATAAATCGCCAGGAAAAGGAAGTATTCGAGATCGTTTTAACTCTGACGAACAATGATGGTATAAGGATTATTTAATTTTAAAATAGCCTCTTAGAGGAAAAATATGTCAAATCTTTGGAATCATATACTTTTTAATTAGGGCCAGCCATCTCGAATTCTGCGTGTTGCCCTCCAACATTGAGTATTATCTTGATGCCTTCAAGATCAATCGCTTCTCCTCCACTGTGGAAGATCTGCATTATTTCTTCTGACCTGTTAATACTTTCCTGCAGGTCGGTACGCGGTACACACGGGGGGTTTATTGCCCCCCCCCCCATCTGAAAATACTGTAAGCGCGATTGAATAAAAAGCCAGCACGACAATAGATATCATGAGCACCTGCCCTATTACCTCTGAGACTGCCTGGCATTCCCTGGTAAATTTCCTGGTAAATTTTCTGGTAAATTTCCTGGTAAATTTTCTGGTAAATTTCCTGGTAAATTTTCTAGTAAATTCCCTGAGTTT
The Methanosarcina sp. WWM596 DNA segment above includes these coding regions:
- a CDS encoding type IV pilin N-terminal domain-containing protein yields the protein MVGNKKLREFTRKFTRKFTRKFTRKFTRKFTRKFTRECQAVSEVIGQVLMISIVVLAFYSIALTVFSDGGGGNKPPVCTAYRPAGKY
- the fdhD gene encoding formate dehydrogenase accessory sulfurtransferase FdhD, with translation MPERYTTPYPARRIHSDGRAEDTKVLLAREVPVKLFLDGKPFTTLFASPFELKELAVGHLITEGIISYGEIAGVEVEGNDVHILTRKESRTPRDEAARTQIFVDSDAVFNPEALFTGTDHLESETYKLTRGTHLAALINRKGKLTAHIVDIGRHNAVDKVVGTAFLKGLDISQHYMLSTGRQPAYMVTKAARAGISLVATKAMPFDSGVEAAKKANICLVGQLRSEAMLVFANEWRVRI
- a CDS encoding IS5 family transposase, whose amino-acid sequence is MVTRKNGHDYEISDEFWTKIKPLLPFPKPKKKPGRPRKDDKRILSGIFYLLRTGCQWKALPRFYGAPSTVHDRFQEWQRSGLFENMWKAGLVEYDNQNGLEWEWQAIDGAMTKAPLGGAGTGANPTDRGKKGTKRSLLTDGKGIPLSVTVDGANRHDKKLVKETLDAIIFERPSQDDVIQNICMDKGYDFPDIRELVKEYGYTAHIKSRGEENIRIEIPGFRARRWVVERTHSWINRFRRMLIRWEKKIENYFAMLHFACAWITFRAAGLFG